The Anabrus simplex isolate iqAnaSimp1 chromosome 1, ASM4041472v1, whole genome shotgun sequence genome window below encodes:
- the LOC136875814 gene encoding uncharacterized protein isoform X1 produces the protein MRSYPVNEMDMGFAAPPRIFKVFSLILVWCLFLGLGFQLFYHRPVFIQNNVIDTSVKTPVADFQIGTVNSELLEETIKNESNLPIAFWEKVHVKKNMFYKNSSCSPLPNILELEYNNIHWQTVNTTNGTFYLLSAYYDDREMNPLKATVRIIGMINRVDPQVSTTCQLWFEDRNEPVFSKIEEYKYIWHLKWGGITQGTNQPYLMTCKVPADMKGKIPVAVSVVENKCDKAQNILKVRYSTPPEKKDFVVCVKGLDFLHKDLSVRLVEWIELLGILGADKVVLYELQAHPNISRILRYYENTHQVEVIPLTLPGKHPNAPFLQHMYLTNKLTEKRKHEVIPYNDCFYRNMNSYRFVVLLDIDEVIMPKSMSSWRELIEHVNTTKKASCYYARNVYFLDDLQHSHGWFLDIPQHLHMLQHVYRTKNYTRPGHFVKSFHNTEIVKTLHNHFPMSCLTSCFNVAINESDAQLQHYRADCVGGLKKVCQDYRKDVVVDTSIWKFKEELIKRTTNTFQKLGIIP, from the coding sequence GACATGGGCTTCGCAGCTCCTCCCAGAATCTTCAAGGTATTTTCACTCATCCTGGTGTGGTGCCTCTTCCTCGGCCTGGGGTTTCAACTTTTCTACCATCGCCCTGTCTTCATCCAGAACAACGTCATAGACACAAGCGTGAAGACACCTGTTGCAGACTTCCAGATTGGGACGGTCAACAGTGAACTCCTCGAAGAAACGATAAAGAATGAGTCAAACTTGCCTATCGCGTTTTGGGAGAAAGTTCATGTTAAAAAGAACATGTTTTATAAAAACTCATCTTGTTCTCCGCTTCCAAATATCTTAGAGCTTGAGTATAATAATATTCACTGGCAGACTGTAAATACAACGAATGGGACATTCTATTTGTTGAGTGCATATTATGATGATCGAGAGATGAATCCTCTCAAAGCCACTGTCAGAATTATCGGCATGATCAACCGAGTTGATCCTCAAGTCAGTACTACGTGTCAACTTTGGTTTGAGGACAGAAATGAACCCGTTTTTTCAAAAATTGAAGAGTATAAATACATTTGGCATCTGAAGTGGGGTGGCATAACTCAGGGCACAAACCAGCCCTACTTGATGACCTGCAAAGTACCTGCTGATATGAAAGGAAAGATTCCAGTCGCAGTGTCGGTTGTGGAAAATAAATGTGACAAAGCTCAAAATATCCTCAAAGTGAGGTACTCAACACCACCAGAGAAGAAAGATTTTGTCGTATGTGTGAAAGGTTTAGATTTTCTACATAAAGATCTGTCGGTGCGATTAGTCGAGTGGATTGAACTCTTAGGAATTCTTGGAGCTGATAAAGTGGTATTGTATGAGTTGCAGGCCCATCCAAATATATCTAGGATATTGCGGTATTACGAAAATACACATCAGGTTGAAGTAATTCCGCTAACTTTGCCAGGCAAACACCCTAATGCCCCATTCTTGCAGCAcatgtatcttacaaataaactcACAGAGAAGAGAAAACATGAGGTTATACCTTACAATGACTGCTTCTACAGAAACATGAATTCATATAGATTTGTAGTTCTGCTGGACATTGATGAAGTTATAATGCCGAAGAGCATGTCATCATGGAGGGAACTAATAGAACACGTCAACACAACGAAGAAAGCTTCATGTTACTACGCCAGGAATGTGTATTTCCTGGACGATTTACAGCATTCTCATGGATGGTTTCTTGATATTCCTCAGCATCTTCATATGTTACAGCATGTTTATCGTACGAAGAATTACACCAGGCCAGGGCACTTCGTCAAGTCTTTTCATAACACGGAAATAGTGAAAACACTCCACAATCACTTTCCTATGTCTTGTCTGACAAGCTGTTTTAATGTTGCCATCAATGAAAGTGATGCTCAGTTACAACATTACAGGGCAGACTGTGTCGGTGGTCTAAAAAAGGTCTGTCAGGACTATCGAAAGGATGTCGTTGTGGATACTTCGATATGGAAATTCAAAGAAGAACTTATCAAAAGGACGACAAATACGTTTCAAAAGCTTGGAATTATTCCCTGA
- the LOC136875814 gene encoding uncharacterized protein isoform X2, giving the protein MGFAAPPRIFKVFSLILVWCLFLGLGFQLFYHRPVFIQNNVIDTSVKTPVADFQIGTVNSELLEETIKNESNLPIAFWEKVHVKKNMFYKNSSCSPLPNILELEYNNIHWQTVNTTNGTFYLLSAYYDDREMNPLKATVRIIGMINRVDPQVSTTCQLWFEDRNEPVFSKIEEYKYIWHLKWGGITQGTNQPYLMTCKVPADMKGKIPVAVSVVENKCDKAQNILKVRYSTPPEKKDFVVCVKGLDFLHKDLSVRLVEWIELLGILGADKVVLYELQAHPNISRILRYYENTHQVEVIPLTLPGKHPNAPFLQHMYLTNKLTEKRKHEVIPYNDCFYRNMNSYRFVVLLDIDEVIMPKSMSSWRELIEHVNTTKKASCYYARNVYFLDDLQHSHGWFLDIPQHLHMLQHVYRTKNYTRPGHFVKSFHNTEIVKTLHNHFPMSCLTSCFNVAINESDAQLQHYRADCVGGLKKVCQDYRKDVVVDTSIWKFKEELIKRTTNTFQKLGIIP; this is encoded by the coding sequence ATGGGCTTCGCAGCTCCTCCCAGAATCTTCAAGGTATTTTCACTCATCCTGGTGTGGTGCCTCTTCCTCGGCCTGGGGTTTCAACTTTTCTACCATCGCCCTGTCTTCATCCAGAACAACGTCATAGACACAAGCGTGAAGACACCTGTTGCAGACTTCCAGATTGGGACGGTCAACAGTGAACTCCTCGAAGAAACGATAAAGAATGAGTCAAACTTGCCTATCGCGTTTTGGGAGAAAGTTCATGTTAAAAAGAACATGTTTTATAAAAACTCATCTTGTTCTCCGCTTCCAAATATCTTAGAGCTTGAGTATAATAATATTCACTGGCAGACTGTAAATACAACGAATGGGACATTCTATTTGTTGAGTGCATATTATGATGATCGAGAGATGAATCCTCTCAAAGCCACTGTCAGAATTATCGGCATGATCAACCGAGTTGATCCTCAAGTCAGTACTACGTGTCAACTTTGGTTTGAGGACAGAAATGAACCCGTTTTTTCAAAAATTGAAGAGTATAAATACATTTGGCATCTGAAGTGGGGTGGCATAACTCAGGGCACAAACCAGCCCTACTTGATGACCTGCAAAGTACCTGCTGATATGAAAGGAAAGATTCCAGTCGCAGTGTCGGTTGTGGAAAATAAATGTGACAAAGCTCAAAATATCCTCAAAGTGAGGTACTCAACACCACCAGAGAAGAAAGATTTTGTCGTATGTGTGAAAGGTTTAGATTTTCTACATAAAGATCTGTCGGTGCGATTAGTCGAGTGGATTGAACTCTTAGGAATTCTTGGAGCTGATAAAGTGGTATTGTATGAGTTGCAGGCCCATCCAAATATATCTAGGATATTGCGGTATTACGAAAATACACATCAGGTTGAAGTAATTCCGCTAACTTTGCCAGGCAAACACCCTAATGCCCCATTCTTGCAGCAcatgtatcttacaaataaactcACAGAGAAGAGAAAACATGAGGTTATACCTTACAATGACTGCTTCTACAGAAACATGAATTCATATAGATTTGTAGTTCTGCTGGACATTGATGAAGTTATAATGCCGAAGAGCATGTCATCATGGAGGGAACTAATAGAACACGTCAACACAACGAAGAAAGCTTCATGTTACTACGCCAGGAATGTGTATTTCCTGGACGATTTACAGCATTCTCATGGATGGTTTCTTGATATTCCTCAGCATCTTCATATGTTACAGCATGTTTATCGTACGAAGAATTACACCAGGCCAGGGCACTTCGTCAAGTCTTTTCATAACACGGAAATAGTGAAAACACTCCACAATCACTTTCCTATGTCTTGTCTGACAAGCTGTTTTAATGTTGCCATCAATGAAAGTGATGCTCAGTTACAACATTACAGGGCAGACTGTGTCGGTGGTCTAAAAAAGGTCTGTCAGGACTATCGAAAGGATGTCGTTGTGGATACTTCGATATGGAAATTCAAAGAAGAACTTATCAAAAGGACGACAAATACGTTTCAAAAGCTTGGAATTATTCCCTGA